TGAATTTGACAATATTACTGTGAGATGCACTGGAACATTTCACAATATTAAAGATGCTATATCAATGCAACTTTGCCGTTGACATTGGATCTTGCTTTGTAATGATCTTGTGAACTCCTTGGGAATATAGGATGTAAGAGCAGGGGTAATAATTTGTCTCCTTGAGACTGTTCCACCGTACAATAAGATCAGGTCTAGTCTCTACCTCCATGCCATTCTCCGACATATCTTTGTGTAGAAATCTGTCGCTCTCTGCCTTTAATATATTTAATGACTGAGCCTCCATAGGCCTCTGGGgtcaagaattccaaagattcaccacccactgagagaaggaattcctcttcacctcagtcctaaatggcctacctctCATCCTATAACTGTGTGTCCGAGTTCCAGATCCCCAGCAAGGGGGAAATGGTCTggctgcatctaccctgtccagCCCTGTCTTAATGTTATACACTTCAATCTTTTAAACCTGATGAACACAGGCCCTTTCTCCTCAGTCTCTCCTCGTAGGATTTGACTAAGTTCAATTAGCAACGTAAATAATCATTGTTGGTCCACATGATTTCACGTAATTGGTAAAAGGAattgaggggacaagaggaaagatgTTTCATCCAGAAAGTGGCAGGGGTCTAGGGTTCACTGCGTGGATGAGTAGAGGGTGGTGgatgtctggaattcactgcccagtTTGGTGGTCGAGGCATAAAGCTTCAACTCATTTGAAAGGAAGGTGGATCTGGCTGTAATTCGTCAGGCCCTGGATCAGTTGCTGGAAAGTGGGCTCGGGTGCAGATGTGATGCGCTGAAGAGACACTTTCTGTGATTAATATTTCCCATCTCCATTTGCCCTATGGAAGACCACTCTATTAGATCAGTACTTTGGagatattttcctaatcaacctgttcagagatgttaatgCAAGTCAGAGTTCTTGAGACTTGACCCTTTGCTAAGTGGAACTGCACCATCGGAGTCCATATTAATACACTGTATCATATCTCCCCTAGGATTTGGCTTCTTACTAATTTGACAAAAGTGCAGAAAATAAGTGTCAGTGAGCCAATCGGTTGCGTAGCCTGATCATGTGATTTTAGGAAATGTTGCAGCTTTGGACTGGAGCTTCATTCACTGGGCTTTagattgtagagtcatagagatgtacagcatagaaacagaccctttggtccaacccgtccatgccgatcagataccccaacccaatccagtcccacctgccagcacccggcccatatcccttcaaacccttcctattcatatacccatccaaatgccttttaaatgttgcaattgtacaaacatccaccacttccctgTTCTGAGGATCCAAGCACAGAGGTTTTAAAaaagctgatttttaaaaatttcattcccaggatgagggcatcactggccaggccagtatttattgtgggtcaggagtcacatgtggaccagaccaggtaaggatgacggTTTCCTtgcctcaaggacattagtgaaccagatgagttttcccagcaatcgacaatggtttcatcatcatcattagactctgaattccagattttcaaatattaaaattaaaattccaccatctattGAGATACTTGAAAGATCAGCACGTGAAAGCGAAGGGAAGAGGGTGGCGTCGGTTTTAACAGCCGAACTGTCTTGTTCCTGCAGGTTGACAATGCCAAAGTGCTACACTATGTTGGTGCTGGAGTGGGGTTCCCCAGCAGTATGCTGTTCATCTGTTTCCAATCGGTGCTCACTTACAGGATAGCAAAGAACTCCCTGGACTACCAGATCGGCCACTGCCGTGCATTCCTCACCATTGTGGCCTTCATCAACCTTGTTATGAGTATCCTTTCTGCAGTGCGCCTGTTTCAGGAATATTGCCCACACTATCTCTTAAGTATATCCCAAATACAACCTAGAAACTCATAGCAGGTTTCTAAATTCCTTAACTGTCTTTCCAGGTGGGGTCTTCTTCATGCAGGAAAGCTCCCAGCTCCAGCATGCGGCAGCTATATGCGAGTGGGTTTTCACCATCATCATCCTCATTTTCTATGGGACATTCGCTGTGGAGTTCGGCTCCATCACTCAAAACACCTTCCTTGAAATGCTGGCAAAGAGAGACAAGAAGACAAACTGTAAAGCAGACGCCAATATGGCTCCCAGCTCAGGCCCCAGCCGTACCCAAGAGGCCATTGCCATGATCTAAGCTTTGAGATCTCCACAGACAGGTCGAACTATAACTCTGTCGTgaatggggtggggctgggggggggcgCTATCTGTGGAGCATTACTGCCTGtcggaacagagggggagataaaTCATTAAATACCTCAGATCCTTCAGCAAACCAGGGATACTGTTACACAAAAGCCATCACAAAAGGACCAAACCTCTCCTTTCTCCAATGATATTTTTGGAACCTTTCTATggaatttaaattttttttataaAGTTTGATTTTTATAACAGAAATGAATTATATATTTTATGACCGCGAGTAATTCGACAATTCAGAGTATTGTGAAAGACATTTGATGTCCTTAAGTTACTTGTAACACTTATTCATGTAAATGGGACAGGTCAACTCTCAAACTGAAATGATAAAGttcactttttaaaatataatttccATTTATCGGTAGCTGATCTCAATGTGTTTACAAGTTATCTTTCACGTTTAGGCTGAACAGGGGAGACCGCTGTTTCTAAGATATTAGCATTTCCATTTGCTGGGGAGTTGATTATGGCCAGGAGCAGGTTAATCAGTGAAGGAATCTGACTCTGGATCGATGTattcccaccctctctgccctgACCCTGcatccacctccttcccccattccgtGCGTCTGTGTTGTTTTAACTGATCTAACCTCTGCCTCCGCCTGCCCTTCTCTGTCTCTGAGAGGATGTGTCTGATACCACATTCTCTCAGAAGCCTTTGTATTGACCCTTGTATCCATTGAACCTTGCTCTCCATATTTTTCCCTGAGTTGTTTATCCTTGTTCAATCCTAAACCTTTCCAAGGTCTCTCCGATCTGCATCTCTTGCATGCCTGATTTCATTTCCTGCCCATTTTTGTGGGCCTCCAGCCAACTAGTCCCTAAGTTTTGGAAACCCTTCAGAAATCTTCACTGCCTCTACCTCTCTTCCTCATCTCTTAATCACGGACCTTAAAACCATTGATTAAACTTATTGTTCCCTGTCTTATTGTTTCATCATGCACCAAATTTACTGATAATTTTCCGGTGAAAACTCTGGGACATTTTTACTGTGTTAAAGGTGCTAGATGAACACAGGTTATTGTTGTATCAGATTTTGTACAGTTGATGACAATTTCTGATCTTCATGTGGTGCAATCTGCTGGCATATGGCTATCTGTAGGGCCTAAGTCTCTTCTGTGTGTGACAAACAGTTAGTCCATCTGAGTTGTTGAATATTTTTAACATGCATGTACACATTTTAAGCAAACAACCATATGATCAGAAATGTTGCTTATTGATCATTTGCTCTTGTAGTAAATAAACTACAGCTCCAGCCATCTTATCATCATTTACAGACCTGAATTAGAAATAAATACCAAGTAACAGTTTACATGTGAAGGAGTTGCACTCTGCCCACAGCTCAGATATCAGAGGGAGAACAGAGTTGACATcaattgactgagtgtggcatccaACAGCCCAAGAAAAactagagtcaatgggaatttggcagttggtgggtgggggtggggtgagcatTAAATTAATTAATCTGGATTAAATTAACACCTAGtacagaggaagatggttgttgGCCATCATCTCATTGAAGACATCGTTGCAGATTATACAGAGgagcctcaattatccgaacaacacGGGTGGGGAGTTCCTTGTTCGgaataattgaatgccagatgaCACAGTTTGGCctagcatcaggaccttgcgatcttgtctggataatctgaaattcggataatcgaggttccaccGTCAATTGTTTAAACAATCTATTCAGGGAtattatgacacatctctggaggGGGTGGGACTTGAATGCAggcctcttggctcagaggtagggacactaccaccgcaGCACACAAGCCCTAATATTGTCCTGGacccttcagctgcttcatcaatgtccctCCCCCCATTCAGAAGTGGAGATATTCCCTGTTGATTGCTTTATGCTGAGCCTTTTCCTGGAC
The nucleotide sequence above comes from Chiloscyllium punctatum isolate Juve2018m chromosome 13, sChiPun1.3, whole genome shotgun sequence. Encoded proteins:
- the LOC140484606 gene encoding transmembrane protein 150A-like isoform X2; protein product: MTAWVILPVSLSVSTITALWVVIYNDSCGSVSVQGGPKLCCTLADIPLVSKCGTSPPESCLFSLICSVGSFMVMLVGLLRYAQVMERHQNSLLNTAALVTCWICAAGLIVVGNFQVDNAKVLHYVGAGVGFPSSMLFICFQSVLTYRIAKNSLDYQIGHCRAFLTIVAFINLVMSGVFFMQESSQLQHAAAICEWVFTIIILIFYGTFAVEFGSITQNTFLEMLAKRDKKTNCKADANMAPSSGPSRTQEAIAMI
- the LOC140484606 gene encoding transmembrane protein 150A-like isoform X1: MTAWVILPVSLSVSTITALWVVYAVAVRNHHVCPVDNWIYNDSCGSVSVQGGPKLCCTLADIPLVSKCGTSPPESCLFSLICSVGSFMVMLVGLLRYAQVMERHQNSLLNTAALVTCWICAAGLIVVGNFQVDNAKVLHYVGAGVGFPSSMLFICFQSVLTYRIAKNSLDYQIGHCRAFLTIVAFINLVMSGVFFMQESSQLQHAAAICEWVFTIIILIFYGTFAVEFGSITQNTFLEMLAKRDKKTNCKADANMAPSSGPSRTQEAIAMI